A genome region from Nocardioides cynanchi includes the following:
- a CDS encoding alpha/beta fold hydrolase, protein MDIILIPGLWLTARSWDATVPLLEAAGHRPHALTLPGMEAVDADRSAVTRQAHVDAVVAAIDATDAAEGPVLLVGHSMGGVLAWAAAAARLDRVAGVVFLASEPDIPDESDSMFPVEGGEVPLPAWDFFDDEMVADLDDDLRRRIRATSVPSPLTAVTDRLAFGDDGLYDLPVTMVTAEYDAAQLQEWTAAGESGTEEIAKLRQVRWVDLHSGHWPQFSRPGDTAQVILEAARDTRG, encoded by the coding sequence ATGGACATCATCCTGATCCCGGGCCTGTGGCTGACCGCCCGGTCGTGGGACGCGACCGTGCCCCTGCTCGAGGCGGCCGGTCACCGGCCCCACGCCCTGACCCTGCCCGGCATGGAGGCGGTCGACGCTGACCGGTCGGCGGTGACCCGACAGGCCCACGTCGACGCGGTGGTGGCCGCGATCGACGCGACCGACGCCGCGGAGGGCCCGGTCCTGCTGGTGGGCCACTCGATGGGTGGCGTCCTGGCCTGGGCCGCGGCCGCCGCCCGGCTCGACCGGGTGGCGGGGGTGGTCTTCCTGGCCAGCGAGCCCGACATCCCCGACGAGTCCGACTCGATGTTCCCGGTGGAGGGCGGCGAGGTCCCGCTTCCGGCATGGGACTTCTTCGACGACGAGATGGTCGCCGACCTCGACGACGACCTGCGCCGCCGGATCCGCGCGACCTCCGTGCCCTCACCGCTCACTGCCGTGACCGACCGCCTGGCCTTCGGCGACGACGGCCTCTACGACCTGCCGGTCACCATGGTCACGGCGGAGTACGACGCCGCCCAGCTCCAGGAGTGGACCGCTGCCGGGGAGTCCGGCACCGAGGAGATCGCCAAGCTCCGCCAGGTCCGCTGGGTCGACCTCCACAGCGGTCACTGGCCCCAGTTCAGCCGACCCGGCGACACCGCGCAGGTGATCCTGGAAGCCGCCCGCGACACCCGCGGCTGA
- a CDS encoding cation:proton antiporter translates to MHDVAPFALVVVACALAVLAAAGSSRLSERLRIPAPAIFLVAASVCADLWPHELGSLSIRTDQRIVTVALVLILFDGGMHIGMKRFRPVAGGVVWLGVAGTFVTGGAVALLAHGLFGFDWRGALLLGTALAPTDPAVVFSVLGRREVSGRTGTLLEGESGANDPVGIALMLAILGATGAGWGAVAHGAGEFALQMVLGIVLGVAGGLGLRWLLQHVPLPNEALYPLRAVAFALLVYGVTTLAHGSGFLAVLLAGILVGDVRAPYKREIERFASAASSLGEIVAFTVLGLSIPISQAFGHGRGWTGLALAALLILVVRPVFVGLVIAPIRLRRGERAFVLWAGLKGAVPILLGTYVLAEGVRGGERIYAVIFVVVLVSVLVQGGLVPTLARVWEVRMRVVEPEPWALGMRFRDEPEGLHRFEVEAGSAADGTTIGDLPLEEDVWISMVSRSGRLVQVRGTTELVAGDEVLALAADDALVAGLFKAR, encoded by the coding sequence CGTCGGTCTGTGCCGACCTCTGGCCCCACGAGCTGGGCTCGCTCTCGATCCGGACCGACCAGCGCATCGTCACGGTCGCGCTGGTACTGATCCTGTTCGACGGCGGGATGCACATCGGCATGAAGAGGTTCCGCCCGGTCGCCGGCGGGGTGGTCTGGCTCGGTGTCGCGGGGACGTTCGTGACCGGCGGTGCGGTCGCCCTCCTCGCGCACGGCTTGTTCGGGTTCGACTGGCGGGGCGCCCTGCTGTTGGGGACCGCCCTGGCTCCCACCGACCCCGCCGTGGTCTTCTCCGTGCTCGGACGCCGCGAGGTGTCCGGCCGCACCGGCACGCTGCTCGAGGGGGAGTCCGGCGCCAACGACCCCGTGGGCATCGCGCTGATGCTCGCGATCCTCGGCGCCACCGGGGCCGGCTGGGGTGCGGTCGCGCACGGCGCCGGCGAGTTCGCGCTCCAGATGGTGCTCGGCATCGTCCTGGGCGTCGCCGGCGGCCTCGGTCTGCGGTGGCTCCTCCAGCACGTACCGCTGCCCAACGAGGCGCTGTACCCGCTGCGGGCGGTGGCCTTCGCCCTCCTCGTGTACGGCGTCACGACACTCGCGCACGGGTCCGGCTTCCTCGCGGTGCTGCTCGCCGGGATCCTGGTCGGCGACGTCCGGGCGCCGTACAAACGGGAGATCGAGCGCTTCGCCTCGGCGGCCAGCAGCCTCGGGGAGATCGTCGCCTTCACCGTGCTCGGCCTGTCGATCCCGATCTCGCAGGCCTTCGGGCACGGCCGCGGCTGGACCGGCCTGGCCCTGGCCGCGCTGCTGATCCTGGTCGTCCGGCCGGTGTTCGTCGGGCTGGTGATCGCCCCGATCCGCCTGCGTCGTGGCGAGCGCGCATTCGTGCTCTGGGCCGGGCTCAAGGGCGCGGTGCCCATCCTGCTCGGCACGTACGTGCTCGCCGAGGGCGTCCGCGGCGGGGAGCGGATCTATGCGGTGATCTTCGTCGTGGTGCTGGTCTCCGTGCTGGTCCAGGGCGGGCTGGTGCCGACCCTCGCCCGGGTGTGGGAGGTGCGGATGCGGGTGGTCGAGCCCGAGCCATGGGCGCTCGGGATGCGCTTCAGGGACGAGCCCGAGGGGTTGCACCGCTTCGAGGTCGAGGCCGGGTCGGCCGCCGACGGCACCACGATCGGCGACCTGCCGCTCGAGGAGGACGTCTGGATCAGCATGGTCAGCCGGTCGGGGCGGCTGGTGCAGGTGCGTGGGACCACCGAGCTCGTGGCCGGCGACGAGGTGCTCGCCCTGGCCGCCGACGACGCCCTGGTCGCCGGCCTCTTCAAGGCCCGCTGA
- a CDS encoding MFS transporter yields MLTRRLQVPAVLREEPQYRLLFGSQVLSILGDRVTGIALPFAVLAVGGGVGSVALTSAAQFLPFVLLALPAGVWADRWDRKRILIASDLVRLVTQAVAAVLLLTGTAHVVHLVVLAAVFGAADAFFAPAFSGLLPTTVAPANIQPANALRGLTFSLGNVVGPVLAGLLIAYAGGPGSALVLDAVSFAVSVALLLPLRPRLVSDAVAEEDPTATTTSFGASLREGWGEVRSRPWVLGFLGGFSAYHVVVLPSIFVVGPVLMLQEYDGARSWALVTAMFGLGNILGDVLLLRWRPAYALRTGAYLLIGSSCQAAIIGSHLPAWGIGVLELLTGICVTGMFTLWETSLGEHIPSAALSRVSSYDYLSTTGVIPLGNLLVGFSAATFGLYPSLYGMSAIGIAAALLVLRVPSVRHLPRGAVPAET; encoded by the coding sequence GCTCTTCGGCAGCCAGGTGCTCTCGATCCTCGGCGACCGGGTGACCGGCATCGCGCTGCCGTTCGCGGTGCTCGCGGTCGGCGGCGGGGTCGGCAGCGTCGCGCTCACCTCGGCGGCGCAGTTCCTCCCGTTCGTGCTGCTGGCGCTGCCGGCCGGGGTGTGGGCGGACCGCTGGGACCGCAAGCGGATCCTGATCGCGTCCGACCTGGTGCGGCTGGTCACGCAGGCGGTCGCGGCCGTGCTCCTGCTCACCGGCACGGCCCACGTCGTCCACCTCGTCGTGCTGGCGGCGGTGTTCGGCGCGGCCGACGCCTTCTTCGCCCCCGCCTTCAGCGGGCTGCTGCCGACGACGGTGGCGCCGGCCAACATCCAGCCCGCGAACGCCCTGCGCGGCCTGACCTTCTCGCTGGGCAACGTGGTCGGGCCGGTGCTGGCCGGGTTGCTGATCGCCTACGCCGGCGGGCCGGGCAGTGCGCTGGTGCTCGACGCGGTCAGCTTCGCGGTCTCGGTGGCGCTGCTGCTGCCGCTGCGACCCCGCCTGGTCTCCGACGCGGTCGCCGAGGAGGACCCGACCGCGACCACCACGTCGTTCGGGGCCTCCCTGCGCGAGGGCTGGGGGGAGGTGCGTTCGCGCCCGTGGGTGCTCGGCTTCCTGGGCGGCTTCAGCGCCTACCACGTCGTCGTGCTGCCCTCGATCTTCGTGGTCGGACCGGTGCTGATGCTCCAGGAGTACGACGGGGCGCGGTCCTGGGCGCTGGTGACCGCGATGTTCGGGCTCGGCAACATCCTGGGCGACGTGCTGCTCCTGCGCTGGCGTCCCGCCTACGCGCTGCGCACCGGCGCCTACCTGCTGATCGGCTCGTCCTGTCAGGCGGCGATCATCGGCAGCCACCTGCCGGCGTGGGGGATCGGCGTGCTCGAGCTGCTCACGGGGATCTGCGTGACCGGCATGTTCACCCTCTGGGAGACCTCCCTGGGCGAGCACATCCCCAGCGCGGCGCTGTCGCGGGTGTCGAGCTACGACTACCTCTCGACCACCGGGGTGATCCCGCTGGGGAACCTCCTGGTCGGCTTCTCCGCGGCCACGTTCGGCCTGTACCCGAGCCTCTACGGGATGAGCGCGATCGGGATCGCGGCGGCCTTGCTCGTGCTGCGCGTGCCGTCGGTGCGGCACCTGCCGCGGGGCGCCGTGCCGGCCGAGACCTGA
- a CDS encoding glucose-1-phosphate adenylyltransferase family protein, with protein sequence MRRGQVLAIVQAGGQGSRMDVLTRERAKPALPFGGVHRLVDFALSSLAHSDLVDVWVSVQYQVASIDDYLAGGRPWSLDRNRGGFRRMVPQTGTGPTSEEGFSDGNADLLLKLSADIAAHAPEHVLVSSADHVFNMDLAPVVEQHISRGSTATLLTAEVTKKDASDNVAVLTGRGGVVTGLEVKVARPSTGTVATEIFVYRTEALLGALATLRAELDDEADGDSSGLGDFGEHLLPRLIETGTVHAVPLDGYWRDLGQPGTYLQGHRDLLAGKVDVFDHRDRPVISHWPDRPAARVRAGARLTDSLLSPGCDVAGEVDGCVLGPGVVVEKGARVVDSVLFEDVVVRSGAVVQTAVVDVGCEIGPGARIGAVPSGRVAVDDDIVLVGAGSTVDSVLPAGARLEPGTTA encoded by the coding sequence ATGCGACGAGGACAGGTGCTGGCGATCGTCCAGGCCGGTGGCCAGGGCTCCCGGATGGACGTGCTGACCCGCGAGCGCGCCAAGCCGGCGCTGCCCTTCGGCGGCGTGCACCGCCTGGTGGACTTCGCGCTGTCGAGCCTGGCCCACTCCGACCTGGTCGACGTCTGGGTCAGCGTGCAGTACCAGGTCGCCTCGATCGACGACTACCTCGCCGGTGGCCGCCCCTGGAGCCTGGACCGCAACCGCGGCGGGTTCCGGCGGATGGTGCCCCAGACCGGCACCGGGCCGACCAGCGAGGAGGGGTTCTCCGACGGCAACGCCGACCTGCTGCTCAAGCTCTCGGCAGACATCGCCGCGCACGCGCCCGAGCACGTGCTGGTCAGCAGCGCCGACCACGTGTTCAACATGGACCTGGCGCCGGTGGTCGAGCAGCACATCTCACGTGGGAGCACCGCGACCCTGCTCACCGCGGAGGTGACCAAGAAGGACGCCTCCGACAACGTGGCGGTGCTGACGGGTCGAGGCGGGGTGGTCACCGGGCTCGAGGTGAAGGTCGCCCGTCCGAGCACCGGGACCGTCGCCACCGAGATCTTCGTCTACCGCACCGAGGCCCTGCTCGGGGCGCTGGCCACACTGCGTGCCGAGCTCGACGACGAGGCGGACGGCGACTCCAGCGGCCTCGGGGACTTCGGTGAGCACCTGCTCCCGCGACTGATCGAGACCGGCACGGTGCACGCCGTACCCCTGGACGGGTACTGGCGCGACCTCGGCCAACCCGGGACCTACCTCCAGGGTCACCGCGACCTACTGGCCGGGAAGGTCGACGTCTTCGACCACCGGGACCGGCCGGTGATCTCGCACTGGCCCGACCGACCCGCGGCGCGGGTCCGGGCCGGCGCCCGGCTGACCGACAGCCTGCTCTCGCCGGGCTGTGACGTCGCCGGGGAGGTCGACGGCTGCGTGCTCGGCCCCGGCGTGGTGGTGGAGAAGGGAGCCCGGGTGGTGGACAGCGTGCTGTTCGAGGACGTCGTGGTGCGCTCCGGCGCGGTCGTGCAGACCGCGGTGGTGGACGTGGGGTGCGAGATCGGCCCCGGCGCCAGGATCGGCGCCGTCCCGTCCGGTCGGGTGGCCGTCGACGACGACATCGTGCTCGTCGGCGCCGGCTCCACCGTCGACTCCGTCCTCCCCGCCGGTGCCCGGCTCGAGCCGGGTACGACGGCCTGA